The proteins below are encoded in one region of Streptomyces roseirectus:
- a CDS encoding ABC transporter substrate-binding protein, with protein sequence MTSLPSRRRLLTTGAGAALGLGALGAATSPASAAPARSAAGSGSEETRTLDELYQDALAEGGKLVVYAGGDLADSGSGAGARTAFRARFPEMDLQLIVDYSKYHDVRIDNQFATGTLVPDVVQLQTLQDFTRWKREGRLLHYKPAGFGRLHKKFRDADGAWISAAVIAFSYVYDIAAAGADAPRSPLDLIDPRWKGKVASSYPHDDDAVLYLYALYAQKYGWDWMAALAAQQPQFARGSFSPGTAINNRTAVVGLGTGAGATATSGIRMGMPDGHPFVAWGQRLAIFKQAASPTAAKLFLNWQISTERQTSNNWSVRTDIAAPTGLRPVWEYPDANVDGFPRFMEDRAEVERLKQTFALYFGEVKGDPTPGWLGLHPGA encoded by the coding sequence GTGACCAGCTTGCCCAGTCGACGACGTCTTCTCACCACCGGAGCGGGGGCCGCGCTCGGCCTCGGCGCACTCGGCGCCGCCACGTCCCCCGCCTCGGCCGCCCCCGCCAGGTCCGCGGCCGGCAGTGGCTCCGAGGAGACCAGGACCCTCGACGAGCTGTACCAGGACGCCCTCGCCGAGGGCGGCAAGCTCGTGGTCTACGCGGGCGGCGACCTCGCCGACTCCGGCAGCGGTGCGGGCGCGCGCACGGCCTTCCGCGCACGGTTCCCGGAGATGGACCTCCAGCTGATCGTGGACTACAGCAAGTACCACGACGTCCGGATCGACAACCAGTTCGCGACCGGCACCCTCGTCCCCGACGTCGTCCAGCTGCAGACGCTGCAGGACTTCACCCGCTGGAAGCGCGAGGGCCGGCTGCTGCACTACAAGCCCGCCGGCTTCGGCAGGCTCCACAAGAAGTTCCGGGACGCCGACGGCGCCTGGATCTCCGCGGCGGTCATCGCCTTCAGCTACGTCTACGACATCGCGGCGGCCGGCGCGGACGCGCCCCGGTCTCCGCTGGACCTGATCGACCCGCGCTGGAAGGGCAAGGTCGCCTCCTCCTACCCGCACGACGACGACGCGGTCCTCTACCTCTACGCCCTCTACGCGCAGAAGTACGGCTGGGACTGGATGGCGGCCCTCGCCGCCCAGCAGCCGCAGTTCGCCCGTGGATCGTTCTCACCCGGCACCGCGATCAACAACAGGACGGCGGTCGTCGGTCTCGGTACCGGAGCCGGCGCGACGGCCACCAGCGGGATCCGTATGGGCATGCCCGACGGGCACCCGTTCGTGGCCTGGGGCCAACGGCTGGCGATCTTCAAGCAGGCCGCCAGCCCGACCGCGGCGAAGCTCTTCCTGAACTGGCAGATCTCCACCGAGCGCCAGACTTCCAACAACTGGTCGGTGCGTACGGACATCGCCGCACCCACCGGCCTGCGGCCCGTCTGGGAGTACCCCGACGCCAACGTGGACGGTTTCCCCCGCTTCATGGAAGACCGCGCCGAGGTCGAGCGGCTGAAGCAGACGTTCGCCCTGTACTTCGGCGAGGTCAAGGGTGACCCGACACCCGGTTGGCTCGGTCTGCACCCGGGAGCCTGA
- a CDS encoding GntR family transcriptional regulator, whose protein sequence is MSQEGSGFAPPVSRTAYVADRIRDDVANGVIRPGELIKQTVLAKRYGVSPTPVREALRMLEADGVISYSPHKGASVRQLSPDAARDLYRLRAAAEQAAAVMAVERMTPAGLELLKERHAQLTEAQQGGRATAAELSVLNREFHFALYRQSSPLVAEYIEALWVRFTPAATIWTAEHSAALRNDHDLILKAVLQGDAEKAGSLTAAHIQRAAAIREHEPDLRAAGSDKR, encoded by the coding sequence ATGAGCCAGGAGGGCAGCGGTTTCGCCCCGCCCGTGAGCAGGACCGCCTACGTCGCGGACCGGATCCGTGACGACGTCGCGAACGGCGTGATCCGCCCCGGTGAACTCATCAAGCAGACCGTGCTGGCCAAGCGTTACGGCGTCAGCCCGACCCCTGTACGCGAAGCCCTGCGCATGCTCGAGGCCGACGGCGTGATCAGCTATTCCCCGCACAAGGGCGCCTCCGTCCGCCAGCTCTCCCCCGACGCGGCCCGGGACCTCTACCGCCTGCGCGCGGCAGCCGAACAGGCCGCGGCCGTCATGGCCGTCGAGCGCATGACCCCGGCCGGACTGGAACTGCTGAAGGAACGGCACGCCCAGCTCACCGAGGCGCAGCAGGGCGGCCGGGCGACGGCCGCCGAACTCTCCGTCCTCAACCGGGAATTCCACTTCGCCCTGTACCGGCAGTCCTCCCCGCTCGTCGCCGAGTACATCGAAGCCCTCTGGGTGCGTTTCACCCCGGCGGCCACGATCTGGACCGCCGAGCACTCCGCCGCCCTCCGGAACGACCACGACCTCATCCTCAAGGCCGTCCTCCAGGGAGACGCGGAGAAGGCGGGTTCGCTGACGGCGGCGCACATCCAGCGGGCCGCGGCGATCCGCGAACACGAACCGGACCTGCGGGCGGCGGGCAGCGACAAGCGGTAG
- a CDS encoding GNAT family N-acetyltransferase translates to MSIRLFTGPQLLAHADALRSVYVDAFCAPPWDEDEEKSAEFVGRLAADVERPGFTAAAAFTGSGDVVGFSTAWTTTAPFPTDRCYPQAAAGLGPERTVEWLCGAREIDELAVRSSARGTGLAGDLLAAVTLDAPRSWLLTSVRSPRVLSFYRREGWTQATHPSCDGKGITVFLGPRHPARTLAARPL, encoded by the coding sequence GTGAGCATCCGCCTCTTCACCGGCCCGCAGCTCCTCGCCCACGCCGACGCGTTGCGCTCGGTCTACGTGGACGCCTTCTGCGCCCCGCCGTGGGACGAGGACGAGGAGAAGTCCGCCGAGTTCGTGGGGAGGCTGGCCGCCGACGTCGAACGGCCCGGCTTCACCGCTGCCGCGGCCTTCACGGGCTCCGGGGACGTCGTCGGGTTCAGCACCGCGTGGACGACCACCGCTCCCTTTCCCACCGACCGCTGCTATCCGCAGGCCGCCGCGGGACTCGGCCCCGAGCGCACGGTGGAGTGGCTGTGCGGTGCGCGGGAGATCGACGAACTGGCCGTACGCTCGTCCGCGCGCGGCACGGGTCTCGCGGGCGACCTGCTCGCGGCCGTCACACTCGACGCGCCGCGCTCCTGGCTCCTCACCTCGGTCCGCTCGCCCCGCGTGCTGTCCTTCTACCGCCGTGAGGGCTGGACCCAGGCCACCCACCCGTCCTGCGACGGCAAGGGCATCACCGTCTTCCTGGGGCCCCGCCATCCGGCACGGACTCTTGCCGCCCGGCCCTTGTGA
- a CDS encoding TetR/AcrR family transcriptional regulator, whose product MATRNPRSERRNQVLSRERIIETAIELLDAGGEAAMTTRALTERLSTGSGAIYYRVGSRDDLLDAATETLVTAALATDSVVVPSSPEEEIRTVALALFDAITEHPWLATRLTRHVVRKPFGTVTVGIFERIGRQVGALGVPRASWFDAASTLVHYILGAVSQNTRTEGDTPDGSHDRDAFLDATAEAWQDLDAEDHPFMRAVVSQIHAHDDREQFLTGIAVITDGLTRLG is encoded by the coding sequence ATGGCAACGAGGAATCCCCGCTCGGAGCGGCGCAACCAGGTGCTCTCCCGGGAACGGATCATCGAGACGGCGATCGAGCTGCTCGACGCGGGCGGTGAGGCCGCCATGACGACGCGGGCGCTCACCGAGCGCCTGTCCACCGGCTCGGGAGCGATCTACTACCGGGTGGGCAGCCGCGACGATCTGTTGGACGCGGCGACCGAGACGCTTGTCACCGCTGCGCTGGCCACCGACTCCGTGGTGGTCCCGTCCTCGCCCGAGGAAGAGATCCGCACCGTGGCGCTGGCGCTGTTCGACGCGATCACCGAGCACCCGTGGCTGGCGACGCGACTGACCCGGCACGTGGTCCGCAAGCCGTTCGGGACGGTGACGGTCGGCATCTTCGAGCGGATCGGCCGGCAGGTCGGCGCGCTGGGTGTGCCGCGAGCTTCGTGGTTCGACGCGGCGTCGACGCTGGTGCACTACATCCTCGGCGCCGTCAGCCAGAACACCCGGACGGAGGGCGACACGCCGGACGGTTCGCACGACCGTGACGCGTTCCTCGACGCGACCGCGGAGGCATGGCAGGACCTCGACGCCGAGGACCACCCGTTCATGCGCGCCGTCGTCTCCCAGATACACGCTCACGACGACCGCGAGCAGTTCCTCACCGGCATCGCCGTGATCACCGACGGCCTCACCCGGCTCGGCTGA
- a CDS encoding ABC transporter substrate-binding protein: MRSPRRQLIAGLLLAPLLSGCFAANDDGSSSDSSGSGAGARLRVALAFQPTENYSPYGVQDAFVLSRLGVSEGLTRLDANGTAVPALAESWSSEQGGKSWVFTLRDATFQDGGEVTAKAVAAALTHAAAADPAPPAISGVKLTAEAVGEDRVKVTTATADPVLPLRLSNPSLSVFSAKAYGTDGKVNPVGTATGPFELTRITGDTAATLDRYDGYWGGRAQASGIDVKFVSDGTARANALRTGDVDIAEAVPVAQVASLSKDTVHEINTARNTSLFLNTQAGAFKDAGLRAAAREAIDTSAVAKGVYDGFAEPAQGLYGPALTWAAGKRTEPTGRARATDPKGRSITIATYNDRPELPETAQVLQQQLQKAGFTVKLEVRTYSRLESDLLAKKFDAVVSTRNMMLDTGDPVTVLASDYTCGGSYNLSFLCDKTVDKLVADAQADSDPGKRQDAAMKAEAAILGTGAVIPLAHLKAVLGIGTSVEGAVLDPYERQLVGTGTRR; encoded by the coding sequence ATGAGATCTCCCCGCCGTCAGCTGATAGCCGGCCTGCTGCTCGCTCCCCTGCTCTCCGGCTGCTTCGCCGCCAACGACGACGGCTCGTCCTCGGACTCCTCCGGCTCGGGTGCGGGCGCGCGTCTGCGTGTGGCGCTCGCCTTCCAGCCGACGGAGAACTACTCGCCGTACGGCGTCCAGGACGCCTTCGTCCTGTCCCGGCTGGGGGTGAGCGAGGGGCTGACCCGGCTGGACGCCAACGGCACCGCGGTCCCCGCGCTCGCCGAGTCGTGGAGCAGCGAACAGGGCGGCAAGAGCTGGGTGTTCACGCTGCGGGACGCCACGTTCCAGGACGGCGGCGAGGTCACCGCGAAGGCCGTCGCCGCCGCGCTCACCCACGCCGCCGCGGCCGACCCGGCGCCGCCCGCGATCTCCGGTGTGAAGCTCACCGCCGAGGCCGTCGGCGAAGACCGGGTCAAGGTCACCACCGCCACCGCCGACCCGGTGCTGCCGCTGCGGCTGTCCAACCCCAGCCTGTCGGTGTTCTCCGCGAAGGCGTACGGCACGGACGGCAAGGTCAACCCGGTCGGCACCGCCACCGGCCCCTTCGAGCTCACCAGGATCACCGGCGACACGGCCGCCACCCTGGACCGCTACGACGGCTACTGGGGCGGGCGCGCCCAGGCGTCCGGCATCGACGTGAAGTTCGTCTCCGACGGCACCGCCCGCGCGAACGCCCTGCGCACCGGGGACGTGGACATCGCCGAGGCGGTGCCCGTCGCGCAGGTCGCCTCCCTGAGCAAGGACACCGTCCACGAGATCAACACCGCGCGGAACACCAGCCTGTTCCTCAACACCCAGGCGGGCGCCTTCAAGGACGCGGGGCTGCGGGCCGCCGCACGCGAGGCGATCGACACCTCAGCCGTCGCCAAGGGCGTGTACGACGGGTTCGCCGAGCCCGCCCAGGGCCTCTACGGCCCCGCGCTGACCTGGGCGGCCGGCAAGCGGACCGAGCCGACCGGCCGGGCGAGGGCCACCGACCCCAAGGGCCGGAGCATCACCATCGCCACCTACAACGACCGGCCCGAACTGCCCGAGACCGCCCAGGTGCTCCAACAGCAGCTCCAGAAGGCGGGGTTCACGGTGAAGCTGGAGGTGCGCACCTACTCGCGCCTCGAAAGCGACCTGCTGGCCAAGAAGTTCGACGCCGTCGTCTCCACCCGCAACATGATGCTCGACACCGGCGACCCGGTCACCGTCCTGGCCAGCGACTACACCTGCGGCGGCTCCTACAACCTGTCGTTCCTGTGCGACAAGACGGTCGACAAGCTGGTCGCCGACGCCCAGGCCGACTCCGACCCGGGCAAGCGTCAGGACGCGGCGATGAAGGCGGAAGCCGCGATCCTCGGCACCGGCGCGGTGATCCCCCTGGCACACCTGAAGGCCGTCCTGGGGATCGGGACGTCCGTCGAGGGTGCCGTACTCGACCCCTACGAGCGGCAGCTCGTCGGCACCGGGACCCGGCGCTGA
- a CDS encoding ABC transporter permease subunit encodes MTGSLPAALRTLARGGGLTLLWRALLTGGLVCAIGLLPWLSRTDPALTVLKARSAERDPTPEALRAIRDQLGLGDGPVALLGRWLGGLLRGDAGRSWVSDTEVLPAVAQALGASLLLMAGAIVVALGTVAVVCARTLWLGSRRRLGGLGPGGTGSAVLAALPEFLIASVLASAVGVQLGWLPALGWYGPQWMILPSLALGLPAGALLGRMLDDLLPAAFAEPWALATAARGVPPGSIALQALRRCVPGLLPNLGLFVVGLTGGAVAVEQIFDIPGLGRLTLRAALAQDLPVLQTGTLALVALAAAAAVLARLGVRWLIGPALRDGALHSLHRPAPPAPRVVPLVYGLVLAGVVGLGLPRDPLALDTAAKLQAPSAAHPFGTDALGRDVLARVAHGALDTLGTALAVSAAALLAGVLLGLLPRLSGPLVDTVNAVPPVLAALLVTGVAGSGPWTPALAVSVVAWSPLATHTSALLRQERATLHLTATRALGAGRWYLLRHELFPAVLPPVVRHALLRLPGIALSLAALGFLGLGSQPPSPEWGLLLAENQPYVERAPWAVLAPAAVLALLGALAVTAAGGVRLPRRKPNRQPSAQPGPPGPWMTPSTQPPRADTALTAVSPSPTETP; translated from the coding sequence GTGACCGGATCCCTCCCCGCCGCCCTGCGCACGCTCGCGCGGGGCGGCGGCCTCACGCTGCTGTGGCGGGCCCTGCTGACGGGCGGGCTGGTGTGCGCGATCGGCCTGCTGCCGTGGCTGTCGCGCACCGATCCCGCGCTGACCGTGCTCAAGGCCCGCTCGGCGGAGCGCGACCCCACCCCTGAGGCACTGCGGGCCATCCGGGACCAACTCGGCCTGGGCGACGGCCCCGTGGCACTGCTCGGCCGCTGGCTGGGCGGTCTGCTGCGCGGGGACGCGGGCCGGTCCTGGGTGTCGGACACCGAGGTGCTGCCCGCCGTGGCACAGGCCCTCGGCGCGTCCCTGCTGCTGATGGCGGGGGCCATCGTCGTCGCCCTGGGCACGGTCGCGGTGGTGTGCGCCCGCACCCTGTGGCTCGGCTCCCGCCGCCGGCTCGGCGGGCTCGGCCCCGGTGGTACCGGGTCGGCGGTGCTGGCCGCGCTCCCCGAATTCCTCATCGCCTCCGTGCTGGCCTCGGCCGTCGGCGTGCAACTGGGCTGGCTGCCCGCCCTCGGCTGGTACGGCCCCCAGTGGATGATCCTGCCCTCGCTCGCCCTCGGCCTGCCCGCCGGTGCCCTCCTCGGGCGGATGCTGGACGACCTGCTGCCCGCCGCGTTCGCCGAACCGTGGGCGCTGGCCACCGCCGCACGCGGAGTACCGCCGGGCTCCATCGCGCTGCAGGCACTGCGCCGCTGCGTGCCCGGACTCCTGCCCAACCTGGGGCTGTTCGTGGTCGGCCTGACCGGCGGCGCGGTCGCCGTCGAGCAGATCTTCGACATCCCGGGGCTGGGCCGGCTCACCCTGCGTGCCGCGCTCGCCCAGGACCTGCCCGTCCTGCAGACCGGCACGCTGGCGCTCGTCGCGCTCGCGGCAGCGGCGGCTGTGCTGGCCCGGCTGGGCGTGCGGTGGCTGATCGGGCCCGCGTTGCGCGACGGCGCCCTGCACTCCCTGCACCGGCCCGCCCCGCCCGCCCCGCGCGTCGTCCCTCTCGTCTACGGGCTGGTGCTCGCCGGCGTCGTCGGCCTCGGTCTGCCCCGCGACCCCCTCGCCCTGGACACGGCCGCCAAGCTCCAGGCCCCCTCCGCCGCACACCCCTTCGGCACCGACGCGCTCGGGCGTGACGTCCTCGCCCGCGTCGCGCACGGCGCGCTCGACACCCTCGGCACCGCCCTCGCGGTGAGCGCCGCCGCCCTGCTGGCCGGCGTCCTGCTGGGCTTGCTGCCCCGCCTGTCCGGCCCCCTGGTCGACACCGTCAACGCGGTACCGCCCGTGCTGGCCGCCCTCCTCGTCACCGGCGTCGCGGGCAGCGGTCCCTGGACCCCCGCCCTCGCGGTCTCCGTCGTCGCCTGGTCACCGCTGGCCACCCACACCTCCGCCCTCCTGCGGCAGGAACGCGCCACCCTCCACCTGACCGCGACCCGCGCACTCGGTGCCGGCCGCTGGTACCTGCTCCGGCACGAACTGTTCCCCGCCGTCCTGCCACCCGTCGTCCGCCACGCGCTCCTCCGGCTGCCCGGCATCGCCCTGAGCCTGGCCGCGCTCGGCTTCCTCGGCCTCGGCTCCCAGCCGCCGTCCCCCGAGTGGGGCCTGCTGCTGGCCGAGAACCAGCCGTACGTCGAACGCGCCCCGTGGGCCGTCCTCGCCCCGGCCGCCGTCCTCGCCCTCCTCGGCGCGCTCGCCGTGACCGCGGCGGGCGGGGTGCGGCTGCCCCGGCGGAAGCCGAACCGTCAGCCGAGCGCGCAGCCCGGACCTCCCGGCCCGTGGATGACGCCGAGCACACAGCCGCCGCGTGCCGACACCGCTCTCACCGCCGTTTCCCCCTCCCCCACCGAAACCCCATGA
- a CDS encoding DNA polymerase Y family protein: MSILYVHCHDLTDEPLHHRILDLIAEYTPTVQALPPDAALADVSGALAYFGTDATALAERLRARIAALHGLTATIGVAGNPLLARMVAADGPPSAVRTLPDDPDAVTAFLAGKHPALLHGVGPATARTLATYGLDSIDKIAATPLGTLQRILGATAGRRLHSAARGLDPTTVTPAAPPRSLTVRHDFPHDELDHDRQHTALLGLTDRLGLRLRAGAQAARALTLTVRYADRSSTTRTLTLTEPTAHTRTLTTHTRALHDRLALQRARVRTLTLRADNLLPAGQAPHQLLLDPADTKARHIETVVDLIRARFGTDAAHPANNSRPQPSAPGQPNE, encoded by the coding sequence ATGAGCATCCTCTACGTCCACTGCCACGACCTCACCGACGAACCCCTCCACCACCGGATCCTCGACCTGATCGCCGAGTACACCCCGACCGTGCAGGCCCTGCCGCCCGACGCCGCCCTCGCCGACGTCAGCGGCGCACTCGCCTACTTCGGCACCGACGCCACCGCGCTCGCCGAACGCCTGCGCGCCCGGATCGCCGCGCTCCACGGCCTCACCGCCACGATCGGCGTCGCCGGCAACCCGCTCCTGGCCCGGATGGTCGCCGCCGACGGCCCCCCGTCCGCCGTCCGCACCCTGCCCGACGACCCCGACGCCGTCACCGCGTTCCTCGCCGGCAAGCACCCCGCCCTGCTGCACGGCGTCGGCCCCGCCACCGCCCGCACCCTCGCCACGTACGGCCTCGACAGCATCGACAAGATCGCCGCCACCCCGCTCGGCACGCTCCAGCGCATCCTCGGCGCCACCGCCGGCCGCCGCCTCCACAGCGCCGCCCGCGGCCTCGACCCCACCACCGTCACCCCGGCCGCACCGCCCCGCTCCCTCACCGTCCGCCACGACTTCCCCCACGACGAACTGGACCACGACCGGCAGCACACCGCCCTCCTCGGTCTCACCGACCGCCTCGGCCTGCGGCTGCGCGCCGGCGCGCAGGCAGCCCGCGCCCTGACCCTCACCGTCCGCTACGCCGACCGCTCCTCCACCACCCGCACCCTCACCCTCACCGAACCCACCGCCCACACCCGCACCCTGACCACCCACACCCGCGCCCTCCACGACCGCCTCGCCCTCCAACGCGCCCGCGTACGCACCCTCACCCTCCGCGCCGACAACCTCCTCCCCGCCGGCCAAGCCCCCCACCAGCTCCTCCTCGACCCCGCCGACACCAAAGCACGGCACATCGAAACGGTCGTCGACCTCATCCGTGCGCGCTTCGGCACCGACGCCGCGCACCCCGCGAACAACTCCCGCCCGCAACCGTCCGCACCGGGCCAGCCGAATGAGTAG
- a CDS encoding DNA polymerase III subunit alpha, with the protein MRAFTHLRAVSGYSLRYGASHPERLAERAAERGMDAVALTDRDGVGGAVRFAKAAARAGVRPLFGVDLAVAMPDGGAGRRRPRTPVKGGAFVDESAPRALVLARDGGRGWAEVCRLVSAAHREGKALLPWEEAAGEHVVVLLGPDSDVGRALEAGRPDRAGVLLARWRERFGREALRIEVVCHGAAGTGAGSVRHAARSLAFAADQGILPVLTNAVRYADAGLGPVADVLDSARRLVPVDRHGVLDNGERWLKPPQEMFRIAQRVAEAAGYGPRTAHRLLEVTEETAASCRVDPEELGLGRVFFPEPHLVGAGQRAPEQVLREVCEAGLVRRGYDRDERYRVRLEDELRLVGRLGYATFFLTVHQVVRDTRALGIRVAARGSAAGSLAVHLLDIAAADPVEHGLLMERFLSEDRTELPDIDVDVESARRLEVYRAILGRFGPERVAAVAMPETYRVRHAVRSVGLALGLDPAVVDRLAKAFPHIRAKDARAALRELPELRSIDPDAYGPRMWDLVEALDGLPRGMAMHPCGVIISDAGLLRRTPVVPTPGEAFPMSQFDKEDVEDAGLLKLDILGVRMQSSMAHTLAEIERVSGRHIDLDTIPEDDAETFRLIQSSRTLGCFQTESPGQRDLVARLKPESLHDLVIDISLFRPGPVSADMVTPLLRARSGKETPRRLHRDLEPVLRETHGVLIFHEQIIRILAAMTGCTLAFGDHTRRALNNPDLTGKIRDWFEQAARGRGHDTETVDRVWELLASYAGFGFCKAHAVAFAVPSYQSAWLKTHHPAAFYAGVLTHDPGMYPKRLLLSDARRHGVPLLPLDVNASDTAYRIELVSDDVYGVRLALGDVRGMSDAEAERITAGRPYAALDDFITRARPSRPVAERLVQVGALDRFGDNRRDLLLHLTELYRHGRGAAPGQLTLTDDGRAAPLRLPDMDDAERLAAELGTLGLDASRHLMADHQELLDELGVVPATRLKDLPHGQIVLVAGAKSAVQTPPIRSGKRVIFTTLDDPSGVVDCAFFEDSHDAAAHTVFHSWLLLVRGVVQRRTTGGGTAVSVTGSAAWDLTHLAELRRTSGLNAVADHLAAPVPHTPVPARTLTTETGSALHPWADLQPPGEPVKQRKLWHQSPGSAG; encoded by the coding sequence ATGCGCGCGTTTACCCATCTGCGCGCGGTCTCCGGCTACTCGCTGCGGTACGGCGCCTCGCATCCGGAACGGCTCGCGGAGCGCGCGGCGGAGCGGGGGATGGACGCGGTCGCGCTGACCGACCGGGACGGCGTCGGCGGGGCGGTGCGGTTCGCGAAGGCGGCCGCGCGGGCGGGCGTGCGCCCGCTGTTCGGCGTGGACCTCGCCGTCGCGATGCCGGACGGGGGCGCCGGACGTCGTCGTCCCCGTACGCCCGTGAAGGGCGGGGCATTCGTCGACGAGTCCGCGCCCCGCGCGCTGGTCCTGGCGCGGGACGGGGGCCGGGGGTGGGCGGAGGTGTGCCGGCTGGTGAGTGCCGCGCACCGGGAGGGGAAGGCGCTGCTGCCGTGGGAGGAGGCGGCCGGGGAGCACGTCGTCGTACTGCTCGGGCCGGACTCCGATGTCGGGCGGGCGTTGGAGGCGGGGCGGCCGGACCGTGCCGGTGTGCTGCTCGCGCGGTGGCGGGAGCGGTTCGGGCGGGAGGCGCTGCGGATCGAGGTCGTGTGCCACGGCGCCGCCGGGACCGGCGCCGGGTCGGTGCGGCACGCCGCGCGTTCACTGGCGTTCGCCGCCGACCAGGGGATCCTGCCGGTGCTGACCAACGCCGTGCGGTACGCGGACGCCGGGCTCGGGCCGGTCGCGGACGTGCTGGACTCCGCGCGCAGACTCGTACCGGTGGACCGGCACGGGGTCCTCGACAACGGAGAGCGGTGGCTCAAGCCGCCGCAGGAGATGTTCCGGATCGCGCAGCGGGTCGCCGAGGCCGCCGGGTACGGGCCGCGGACGGCGCACCGGCTGCTGGAGGTCACCGAGGAGACCGCCGCGTCGTGCCGGGTCGACCCGGAGGAGCTGGGACTCGGCCGGGTCTTCTTCCCCGAGCCGCACCTGGTCGGCGCCGGGCAGCGCGCGCCGGAGCAGGTGCTGCGCGAGGTGTGCGAGGCCGGTCTCGTGCGCCGCGGGTACGACCGCGACGAGCGCTACCGGGTGCGGCTGGAGGACGAGCTGCGCCTCGTCGGCCGACTCGGGTACGCCACCTTCTTCCTGACGGTGCACCAGGTCGTCCGCGACACCCGCGCCCTCGGCATCCGGGTCGCCGCGCGGGGGTCGGCGGCCGGGTCGCTGGCCGTGCACCTGCTGGACATCGCTGCCGCCGACCCCGTCGAGCACGGGCTCCTCATGGAACGGTTCCTGTCCGAGGACCGCACCGAGCTGCCCGACATCGACGTGGACGTCGAGTCCGCACGCCGCCTGGAGGTCTACCGCGCGATCCTCGGCCGCTTCGGCCCCGAGCGGGTCGCCGCCGTCGCGATGCCCGAGACCTACCGGGTCCGGCACGCGGTGCGCTCCGTCGGTCTCGCCCTCGGCCTGGACCCGGCCGTCGTCGACCGGCTGGCCAAGGCGTTCCCCCACATCCGCGCGAAGGACGCCCGCGCGGCGCTGCGGGAACTGCCCGAGCTGCGCTCGATCGACCCGGACGCGTACGGGCCGCGCATGTGGGACCTCGTCGAAGCCCTCGACGGCCTCCCCCGGGGCATGGCCATGCACCCCTGCGGCGTGATCATCTCCGACGCCGGCCTCCTGCGCCGCACGCCGGTCGTCCCGACCCCCGGCGAGGCGTTCCCCATGTCCCAGTTCGACAAGGAGGACGTCGAGGACGCCGGGCTGCTGAAGCTCGACATCCTCGGGGTGCGCATGCAGTCGTCCATGGCGCACACCCTCGCCGAGATCGAGCGGGTCTCCGGTCGGCACATCGACCTCGACACGATCCCGGAGGACGATGCGGAAACGTTCCGGCTGATCCAGTCGTCCCGCACCCTCGGCTGCTTCCAGACCGAATCACCCGGCCAGCGCGACCTGGTGGCCCGGCTGAAGCCCGAGTCCCTGCACGACCTCGTGATCGACATCTCCCTCTTCCGCCCGGGACCCGTCTCCGCCGACATGGTCACGCCCCTGCTGAGAGCCCGCAGCGGAAAGGAGACCCCGCGGCGCCTGCACCGGGACCTGGAACCCGTCCTGCGCGAGACCCACGGCGTCCTGATCTTCCACGAGCAGATCATCCGCATCCTCGCGGCCATGACCGGCTGCACCCTCGCCTTCGGCGACCACACCCGCCGCGCCCTCAACAACCCCGACCTCACCGGGAAGATCCGCGACTGGTTCGAACAGGCCGCACGCGGACGCGGCCACGACACCGAGACCGTCGACCGGGTGTGGGAACTCCTCGCGTCGTACGCCGGGTTCGGGTTCTGCAAGGCCCACGCGGTGGCGTTCGCGGTGCCGTCGTACCAGTCGGCCTGGCTCAAGACGCACCACCCGGCCGCCTTCTACGCCGGAGTCCTCACCCATGACCCCGGCATGTACCCCAAACGCCTGCTGCTCTCCGACGCCCGCCGCCACGGGGTGCCCCTCCTCCCCCTCGACGTCAACGCCTCCGACACCGCCTATCGGATCGAACTGGTGTCCGATGACGTGTACGGGGTGCGGCTCGCGCTCGGCGACGTCCGCGGCATGAGCGACGCCGAGGCCGAACGGATCACCGCCGGACGGCCCTACGCCGCGCTCGACGACTTCATCACCCGCGCCCGCCCCTCCCGCCCCGTCGCCGAACGCCTCGTCCAGGTCGGCGCCCTCGACCGGTTCGGCGACAACCGCCGCGACCTCCTCCTGCACCTCACGGAGCTCTACCGGCACGGGCGCGGCGCCGCCCCCGGGCAGTTGACGCTCACCGACGACGGCCGGGCCGCGCCCCTGAGGCTGCCCGACATGGACGACGCCGAACGGCTCGCCGCCGAACTCGGCACCCTCGGCCTCGACGCCTCCCGCCACCTCATGGCCGACCACCAGGAACTCCTGGACGAACTCGGCGTCGTCCCCGCGACCCGCCTCAAGGACCTGCCGCACGGTCAGATCGTCCTCGTCGCCGGCGCGAAGAGCGCCGTCCAGACCCCGCCGATCCGCTCCGGGAAACGCGTCATCTTCACGACCCTCGACGACCCGAGCGGCGTCGTCGACTGCGCGTTCTTCGAGGACAGCCACGACGCCGCCGCGCACACCGTCTTCCACAGCTGGCTCCTGCTCGTGCGCGGCGTCGTCCAGCGCCGGACCACCGGCGGCGGCACCGCCGTCTCCGTCACCGGCAGCGCCGCCTGGGACCTCACCCACCTCGCCGAACTGCGCCGCACCAGCGGCCTGAACGCCGTCGCCGACCACCTCGCCGCACCGGTGCCGCACACCCCCGTACCGGCGCGGACCCTCACCACCGAGACCGGGTCCGCCCTGCATCCCTGGGCCGATCTCCAGCCTCCCGGCGAGCCGGTCAAGCAGCGGAAACTCTGGCATCAGAGCCCCGGGAGCGCGGGATGA